AGCGAGCAGTTGTTCACATTCGTGACCGACGGCATTGCCGCGCTCACCGTCACGTGTCGACCCAATGGGGTGACCCGGGCAAAGTTCGGCAGCTCGAGCCCCGCGAGGTACGCCGGATCGAGGCCGTCGATGCACGCGACGATCAACACGTCCCGGCCCCCTGCGCCTGCACCGACGCGTCCGTTTCGCACACGTACGTGTCGCGCAGACGGCGCAGGAACGCCCGAAGGTCATCCGCGTGGTCGAGACGGAAGAACACCTCGCCCGTGAAGAACACGGACGACCGGCGCGCCGACAGGCGGTCGCCCGGCTTGTACCGCATGGACACCGCGTAAACGCCGTCGAGCCGCGTCAACGCGTCGGCCGAGCTCAGGCGGGTGATCGTGCCGCCCTTCGCGGGGAGGCCGCACAGCCCGTAGACCTTGCCGGGGTGGCGGGGCCGGGCGCCGTCCACTTCGGGCGGCAGCCGAAGCGCGGCCGCCACGTGCTCCCTCCACAGGTCGACCCCGTACATGTGGCGCAGCGAGGTGGTGATGCCGCCGCCGCCCGGCCGGCAGGCGACCTCCCCGACCACGAAGCCCTCGGCCGTGTGCAGGACTTCGAGGTGCGTCACCCCGTCGTCGAGCCCCAGGGCCGCCACCACCCGGGCGTGAAGGTCGACCAGCGCCTGGGCTGTCGGGTCGTCGGGCGACAGGTGCACGCTGCCGTGAAAGTCGCCCACCACGGTCAGAGGGGGCGCGAAGTACCGCGAGGCACTGGCGAAAAGCACTCGCCCACCCCGGACCACGCCGTCGCAGTGAAACTCGTCGATGACGTCGGCGAAGCGCTCCACGATCAGCGGCAGCCGGCGACCGCGCAGGCCGTCGAACACGCCCGCGCGGTCAAGCACTTGGGCGTGCGACGGCGAGTGGATGGCGATGGTGTCCTCGCTGCCAGCGCCGAACGCGGGCTTCACGATTACCGGCCAGCCCAGGTGTTCGCCGCGCGCTGGCAGGTCGTCCAAAGAGGCGGCCGGCTCAAAGGCCATCACGGGCACGTGAGGGGCCAGGGCCCGCTTCATGGCGACCTTGTTGGAGAAGATCAGGGCCTGGTCGTACTTCATTCCGGGCAGGCCGAAGTACGAGCGCAAGAACGCTGCGGTCGGCACCGCGCGCTCGGTCATGGCCACCACGTCCGTCACGCCCCCAGGCCCCACCACCTCGCTGGCACGCGCGAGGACCGCCCCCACGTCACCCAGGTCGCTTACCCCCACCACGCTGCCCTCCGGGTAAAAGCTCCTCAGCGCTTCGGAGGTCATCACGGTGTGCCGGAGGTCCGGAAACTGCTGGAGGACGCTGAGGGGTTCCTGTTTGTCCGAGTTGAGGATCAAGACGTGACGCATACACACCTCTTCGGCGCCGCGTGATCCGGGCGACCGAAGTCAGCGTGGCGCGCAGGCGTATTGGGCTGGTATTGGGTGTTGCCCGAGGCCCCGGCACTTTAGGGGTCGAGGTGTTGATGCGCCTGTCCGGTCAAGGTCTCCTGAAGCGCCAGCAGGTTGGGCGGGGGCGCGCCCAACTCCTGCTCGTGGTATTGCAGCAGCCGCGCGAGGACGTGCAGGGCGCTCAAGCGCCCCTCGACCGCGCTGGTCAGCCGCACCAGCGCCTCGCCGACGCCGGGTTCCAGGGGGTCGACGCGGTGCAGCCCCATGGCCAGGTCGAGCAGCGTGCCGAGCCCGAGGTCCCCGTCCGGCCGCGTCAAGACCTTGAGGCCGGCGGCAATCAGGTCGTTCCTGAGCCCGCTGCGGCGGGTGAAGGCCCACTCGCTCTCGGCGTCCGGCAAAAAGTCACCCTGGTAGCCCTCCACGGCGCGCAGCAGCGCCGGTCCCCCGCGCGCTACGGCCACGTCCACCTCCCGGTCGTCCCGCGACAGCGCGTACCCCGCGGCCTGTACGCGGTAAGACTTCGAGCCCGGGTCGTGGGGCACGCTCAGGCGGGGCAGGCGGCGCTGTAACTCGTAGCGCGCCTGGTGAAAGTAGTTGCGGGCGAGTCCCGGCTCGGTGTCGGGAAACAAGTCGAGCAGGACCTGGTTCATGCGTTGGCCAGGGCGGTCGAGCAGGTAGACGAGAATTTCCACAGCGCGCTTGAGATCAAAGAACACCGGCTGGCCGTCCAGCCGCACCTCGACCCGGCCCAGGGTGAAGACGTCCAGCCGTTGCGGGTGCGTGCTTTCCATTTCGACGTAGTCGTCGTATAGCGCGCGCGCGTAGGCGTCGACCGGGGCCCGCTGCAAGACACCCAACGTCCGAGTCAGGTAGCGCAACTCGCTGGAGAAGGCCAGGCCGTTGCCGAGGGCACTCTTGATGTCGACGACCTGGTCGAGCAGGGGCAGCGCCTCGTCCTCGGCCCCGAAGGCGGCCCGGGCCTCGGCCAGGTACAGCAGGGCAATACCCTCTTCCCGGCGCAGGCCGAGGTCCGCAAAGGAGCGGGCCGCCTCTTCCAGATGGGCGACGGCCGTGTCCTCTGCGGCGTGCAGGCGGTGGACGCCCTCGGCCAGCAGCACCTCGGCCGCCGCCTTGGGTCCGGTGGACAGCACGCGCGCACGCGCCAAGTGGCGCCGGGCGCAGGCCTGGTCCCCCCGAACGCCCGCGATGAGGCATAGGGCCAGCTCCGCGTAACATTCAGTTTCGAGTTCTTGCACCTCGCGCGCAAGGTCGCCCGCCTGCGCGAACAGAGCGTGGGCGGCCGCGAGGTCGCCCCGCGCCTTGGCCAACAGGCCGAGGTTGTACAAGATGACGGGCCGAGCGACCGGCGCGGCGTCGCTGTGCCGCAGCGCATCGTTGAGGTCGGCGTCGGCCTCGTCCAACTTGCCCAGGCGCAGGCGGCACAGGCCGCGGCTGTTCCGAACGTAGATTGACCGCGCCGCGTGGCTGCCCTCCAGGGCCAGGGTGAAGTTTTGCTCCGCCCGGGCGTAGAACCCCCTTGAGCCGAGCACGAGACCGAAGAGCTGGTTGATCGCGGGCAGCAGCACCTGCTGGAGGGGGCCGCTCTGGTACGCGCTGAGCAGGGCGATCTCTAGCAGCTCGGAAGCCTCCTTGAGCGCGCCGCCCGAGTAGGCCAGGGCAGCACGCTCCCGGTACAGCAGGCAGCGGTCGAACGGGGCCAAGCCCGCCTCGTCCACGGTGGCGAGCACCTGGTCGGCCAGTGACAGATCCCCGAGTTGACGCAGTGTGGTCGACAGCTCGACGTTCGCGGCCGCCTCGCCGCCGCCAACGGCCAGGAGCAGGAAGTTCTTGGCGCGCTCGAACTGCCGCAGGTTAAGCGCGCACACCCCAGCCCACCGCGCGTCTGCTGGGGTCGGGTCGGCCAGGGCGGCGTAGGTCGCCAGACCCTGCTCGTACAGGCCCCGGCTGACACACTCGAACACGCGTCCGTATTCCACTACGCTCCCCCAATACATTGCCAATATGCCGCGTGCCGTCCCGGCTGCCGGCTCAATACGCGGCGTCCCTACCTTCCGGGTCATTCAACTTAACAGGAGGGATGGGGATATGAAGACGAAAATGTGGTGGGCCGTTGTCGTTGTGTTGATCCTTGGTGGCCGGGCGGCCGCCGACCCGGGGACGAACGCGGGCGGGGGGCTGCGCGCGCCGACCCCCGCGACCGCAGCATCGGAGGCGGGCAGGTGACGGCGGTCGGGCGCGACGAAGCGCTGCTGGCCGTCGTCGACGCGGCGAACGGACGTGACGCGTACGTGTTCGTGGGCAACGGCAACAACGCCCGGGCCATGAGCAGCCTCGCCGACCGGCCCAAGAACTTCTACATGGTGGGTTCGATGAGCCTCGGCCCAAGCCTGGCCGCGGGCTTCGCGGTGCGTAGCAGTGCGCCCGTGGTGGTCGTGGAAGGCGACGGCAACGCGCTGATGGGCCTGAGCGGTTTTCCGGTGGCCGCCCGGGCGGTGGCGGGCAAAACGCCGTTCGTGCACGTCGTGCTGGACAACAAGGTCTACGAGACCACGGGCGCCCAGCGCACCCTGTCGGACGGGGTCGACTTCGTGCGCGTGGCCCTGGGGGCAGGCTACCGCGCCGCGCGCGAGGTGGGCACGGCCGAGGAGTTGCGCGCGGCGGTCGAGGAGGCCCTGGCCAGCGGCGAGTGCACGTTCCTGTACGTCGTGACCGGGCGAGACACGGCGGCGCAGCACCCCCGCGTGCCCTACCACCCGCGCGACATCCGCACCCAGTTCACCGCGCACGTGCGCGACGCCGCCTCGCGAGCGGACGCTTAAGGGAGGGTGATGAGATGAGTCAACTGGCAGACGCGGCCACCGTGCCGTTCTCGTTCGGACAGGAAGTGTTCAAGACTGGGGTCACGTTCATCACCGGCGTGCCAGACTCGGAGTTCAAGGCGCTGATCAGCGACCTCGAGCGCAACGAGCTGCACGCGAACTACGTTCCGGCGACCCGCGAGGACAATGCGGTCGCCCTGGCGGTGGGCGCCCACCTCGCCGGGGACCGGCCGATGGTGTTTATGGAAAGCTCGGGGTTCGGCAACACCGTGGACGTGCTCACGAGCCTCGTGCTCGTCTACGAGGTGCCCCTCGTGCTGTTCATCGCCTGGGCAGGCTACAAGGGCCGGGACGTGCCCCACCACAACGCGATCGGGGAGGCGCTGGCCCCCATGCTGGACGCGCTCGACATTCCCTTCGCCGAGGTGGTGCTGGACAAGGACCGGCCGGAGCAGGTGGTGCGGGCGCTGGGTGAGGCCCAGGCCCGTGCCGAGGCCCAGGGACGCTGCGTGGCAGTTGTCGGCATTCCCGCGAAGTTCGCCGACAAGAGTGGTGAGGCGTGAGCCCCCACGACTTCAAGCGGCGGCTGGTCTCGGGCGAGACGTTGGTGGCCATCGGCGCGCACAACGGGCTCAGCGCGCGCCTGGGCGAGGAGGCGGGCTTCGAGTGCCTTTGGGCCAGCGGCCTGGAGATTTCCGCCAGCCGCGGAATGCCCGACGCCAACATCATCACCTTCTCGGAGATGGCCGACGCCGTGCGGAACATCGTGGAGAGCGTGAGCATCCCCGTCATCGTGGATGCCGACAGCGGGTACGGCAACGCCATCAACGTCATCCGCACCGTGCAGGAGTTGGAACACGCCGGCGCGGCGGGGTTGTGCCTGGAGGACAACGTCTTTCCCAAGCGCAACAGCTTCTACGCCGACGTGACGCGCGACATCGTCGATGCGCGCGAGCACGTCAGCAAGATCAAGGCGGCAGTGTATGCCCGCAAGAGCGAGGACTTCGTGGTCATCGCCCGAACCGAGGGGTTCATCGTAGGGCTGGGCGTGGACGAGGTGCTGGAGCGCGCGCACGCCTACGCCGATGCGGGTGCTGACGCCGTCCTCGTGCATTCCAAGATCGACAACCCCTCGGAGATCTACGCCTTTTCGGCCCGTTGGGACCGCGAGGTGCCTCTCGTGGCCGTGCCCACCACGTACAACAGCGTGACCGTTGAGGAGCTGCGGGCGCACGGCTATACCATGTGCATCTTCGCCAACCACGGCATCCGCTCGTTCGTGTCCAGGGCCCGCGAGATCCTGCGGCAGTTGCGCGAGAGCGGCAGCGCGAGCACGGTCGAGCCGCAGCTGTGCACGCTGGGCGACCTGTTCGGCTTGGTGGGGTTCGCCGACCTCAAGCGTCGGGAAGTCGAGTTCCTCGGTTAGCCGAGCCGCGCGCCAGCCGGGAAGCCGAGCCCCCGGCTGGCGCGGCGCATGGGGGGTGCCGTCCATGTTTTCGAACTACGCCGTTCCGGCACGTCGCCTGCTGGTCTCGACCCTCGTGACCAATCTCGGCAACGGGATGAACACGCTGGTGGTTGGCAAACTGCTGTACGACCGCACGGGCTCGGCCGCCTCGTTCGGCGGCGTGATCGTCGCCGAATTCCTGACGGCGCTCGCGCTTCAGCTGTTTGCGGGCAGCCTGACGGACCGCTTCCCGCCCCGGCGA
This is a stretch of genomic DNA from Deinococcus aerius. It encodes these proteins:
- a CDS encoding thiamine pyrophosphate-dependent enzyme, coding for MFVGNGNNARAMSSLADRPKNFYMVGSMSLGPSLAAGFAVRSSAPVVVVEGDGNALMGLSGFPVAARAVAGKTPFVHVVLDNKVYETTGAQRTLSDGVDFVRVALGAGYRAAREVGTAEELRAAVEEALASGECTFLYVVTGRDTAAQHPRVPYHPRDIRTQFTAHVRDAASRADA
- a CDS encoding thiamine pyrophosphate-binding protein, coding for MSQLADAATVPFSFGQEVFKTGVTFITGVPDSEFKALISDLERNELHANYVPATREDNAVALAVGAHLAGDRPMVFMESSGFGNTVDVLTSLVLVYEVPLVLFIAWAGYKGRDVPHHNAIGEALAPMLDALDIPFAEVVLDKDRPEQVVRALGEAQARAEAQGRCVAVVGIPAKFADKSGEA
- a CDS encoding isocitrate lyase/phosphoenolpyruvate mutase family protein, producing the protein MSPHDFKRRLVSGETLVAIGAHNGLSARLGEEAGFECLWASGLEISASRGMPDANIITFSEMADAVRNIVESVSIPVIVDADSGYGNAINVIRTVQELEHAGAAGLCLEDNVFPKRNSFYADVTRDIVDAREHVSKIKAAVYARKSEDFVVIARTEGFIVGLGVDEVLERAHAYADAGADAVLVHSKIDNPSEIYAFSARWDREVPLVAVPTTYNSVTVEELRAHGYTMCIFANHGIRSFVSRAREILRQLRESGSASTVEPQLCTLGDLFGLVGFADLKRREVEFLG